The sequence below is a genomic window from Gossypium hirsutum isolate 1008001.06 chromosome A11, Gossypium_hirsutum_v2.1, whole genome shotgun sequence.
AGTTGACAAGATTTTCCATCTTTGAAGTAAACTTTGAAGCATGGAACACctatttaataataaagtttCCAAATGGTAAAGAGTGCACAAAGAATCTATCAAGTATTTGATATGGGAGTTAGAAAAATTTAAGTAGCGAAGatgttataaattttcaaaaacatcaGGCAACTCAGTGATGGCATACCCACTCAAAGAAAGCACCCTTAGGTAGCCAAGTTTTGGCaaaaaatcaaccaaaacaacATTAGTTAAATAAAGCTTCCGATCACGTGACAACTGTGAAGGTAGGAAAGTACGTAATGATTTCACTTGATCAAATGCTTCGAACTTCTTCACCGTGTCATATACACCAGCAATATAAGACGAATGTCGAGTGCGATTTGAGAACTTCTGTTGCCTATCACCCTCTACTTTTGAGCATATTTCTTTTACAACTACTTAGCTAAATCATTGATAAGGTCATGCATTACGAATCGGGACCCATCTTTACTGGATATCTGAAAAAATGACCTCGACACTAGATCTTGAAAATATTGATTTCCAATATCTTTAACTTGAGGCATAGCTTTTTGTTGCAAGAGACCTTCTGCTCTCCATAACAAGATCATTTCTTCTTCTCCAAATTCATTATCTTTAGGAAGTATGGAGCAATATGCAAAACATCGTTTCAAGTATGACGGAAGATGATGGTAGCTTAATCGCAAAGCTGGAATTATGCCACACTGCTCTTCTGGTAAGTTCCATATCTCACTCTCATATATTCTTTCCCATTCTCCGTGATATTTAACTATGCGTAGCAAGCTTCCAATAGCTTTTGCAGCCAAAGGTAAGCCATTGCACCTTCTAATAATTTTCTCTCCAATTTCTTTGAACTAGGGATGTCCATCGAATATTTCTTGCTTTTAATGCATACTGTGTAAATATGGATCAACAATCATCATCAGATAGTTTATCCAAATGAAAAGCTTTGAGTGGATCCATAATAGATGAAACAATTTGAAGACGAGTGGTTACAATGATAGTGGTCCCTGCTCCAAACGGAGACCATAAGATGGTCCAATCATTATAATTCTCGTTCCAAATGCCATCTAAAACAAGCAAGAATCTTTTCCCAGACAACTTCTCCTTCAACTTAACTTGAAGTAAATCCAAGTTACTGTAATGACATGACTCAGAAGTGATGGATGTAAAGTTGCCTTTGTTATAGCAATTGTAT
It includes:
- the LOC107923495 gene encoding putative disease resistance RPP13-like protein 1; amino-acid sequence: MSVIGEVVLSVFLELLGGKLLDSALNFVTDHKQLHPQMKQWQSVLLDIQAVLGDAAEKQIKNKGVKKCYVSNSKRLKVKPALARYGNSFLPAVLVVISLPPLFCFKNSMIPKVKEITDRLHVARKRVKESSLGLSDILSQALTSKGKQPKLQPTSVLDGVVEYVGRHKEKTDLIELLNGNNSNGVSVLSIVGMGGMGNFTSITSESCHYSNLDLLQVKLKEKLSGKRFLLVLDGIWNENYNDWTILWSPFGAGTTIIFKEIGEKIIRRCNGLPLAAKAIGSLLRIVKYHGEWERIYESEIWNLPEEQCGIIPALRLSYHHLPSYLKRCFAYCSILPKDNEFGEEEMILLWRAEGLLQQKAMPQVKDIGNQYFQDLVSRSFFQISKGDRQQKFSNRTRHSSYIAGVYDTVKKFEAFDQVKSLRTFLPSQLSRDRKLYLTNVVLVDFLPKLGYLRVLSLSGYAITELPDVFHASKFTSKMENLVNLHYLDIRGAYSIKRIPFRIDKLTNLQRLTDFIIGEGDGCHIRDLKYLSNLKSDFRLSGLENVNGKDAGEAKLIEK